In the Rhododendron vialii isolate Sample 1 chromosome 2a, ASM3025357v1 genome, ATTTGCTTACAACAGGATGGAGTACATTTGTTACTTCGAAAAGATTAGTTGCTGGGGATAGTTTCGTGTTCCTGAGGTACTGCTCTTGTCTTTTCATATATTTGTTTCAAGTCAAATATCCGCACTATACTATTGACTATTTTCTCTACAATCTCTTTGGGGTTGGTAAGTCAAAGACATGTTAACCCACATAAATTTGTTTCCTCTAGGGGAGAGAATGGAGAAATGCGTGTCGGTGTTCAGCGAGTTGCTCGTCAACAGTGCTCTATGCCATCTTCAGTAATTTCAAGCCAGAGCATGCACCTAGGAGTTCTAGCAACTGCATCTCATGCTGTGGCTACCCGTACCCTCTTTGTTGTATTCAACAAGCCGAGGTatgatttttttactttttgatttttcctCAGAAAGCTCCTTGTGTAGTTGTGTTTTAGAGACAACATGGAATTCAAGTTTAATTTATTCTATTGATATAAAAATTTTCAGGACAAGTCAATTCATCGTAGGCTTGAACAAGTACCTGGAAGCTGTCAACAACTGTTTCGGAGTTGGCATGAGATTCAAGATGAGATTTGAGGGGGAGGATTCTCCTGAGAGAAGGTAGTAAAACATCTCACGCTAGTTATGTTTATTTCTTCCACTGGAGCCAAGTTTGTGAAGAAAATGATGCATTTTTACTGATCAGATTTACAGGCACCATAGTGGGGGTTGAGGATCTTTCTTCTCAGTGGGAAAATTCGAAATGGCGTTCTCTGAAGGTAAATTTAGTTGACTGACTTACTTTCGGTAggtagttttgaattttttgctttgttttttcaGAATGTTCTGATTTCTTTTCCAGGTTCAATGGGATGATGCTGCATCAATTGCAAGGCCGGAGAGAGTTTCTCCTTGGGAGATTGAACCCTTTGTGCCTTCTCCTTCAAATAAAAGGCCTCGGCCTCCGCCAAATGAGGTCCCAATTCATGGTGAGAGTCACAGATAAGgagacttttcttttcttttccctttgttCTTTGCACGGCCAtaacttccttttcttccttcaGAAACAGCATCTGCTGCTGCATCTGGTGTCTGGGTATTTGGTGTTGACTTTAAAAATCCCTCGAATGCCCTTCTTGCTGAGAAGCCACAAGTAAAACTAGGGTGTGTGTACTACGGTGGCATTGGAGAACACGGACCAAGTACGGTGTCAGGTGCCGATTCAGGTCAGGTTTCAGAACATTCAAAGTTTACGAAAGAACAGACAGTAGAACAGATGCAGGTATCACCAAAGGAGGTTCAAAGCAAGCAGAGTTGCTCTACCAGAAGTACCAAGGTATATGATAAACTAGACGGCTTAATGTAAAGTTGGATTCATTAGTAATGAAGTTCAATATTTTGAGAATTCATATGCACCTGCACAAGATATTGTACTAAAACGTATGTGGTGGTTGTGAAAAATTGTCGAGAAGGTTCAAATGCAAGGGACTGTAGTTTGTCGGGCTGTGGACTTAACCTCTTTGACATCGTATACTGAGCTTATAGATGAACTGGAAGAGAAGTTCCAAATCAAAGGAGAGCTTCACCGTCGTAATAAATGGAATATTATCTTTATTGATAACGAAGGGGATGCGAATCTCATGGGCGACCATTCATGGGGGTAAGTGCCTTGAAACCATCTGTGTGAAATTTCGTTCTTCGTAAAGCGAGATTTCTTCCTACACTATTAATGATCTTTTGATCGGACGAGATTTATTTCTGAGTCGCATTTGGTACCTTTTTAAAGTCCATGATCCATTGTCATTTCTCCGCAGGGAATTTTGTAATGTGGTACAGAGGATCCTTATTTGTTCAAGCCAAGATGTAAAGAAAATGAGTGCAGGAAGCAGAATTCTAACCGGAGTCGTTAGCGAAGGGAACGTTTTTAGCTTCGACACTGCAGAGAGCTGAAACCTGAATTAAAATCATTCTCTCCTTGTTTTATCGTACTACTTTCTTtttgttggtgtggtttttcCTTTCGTTTGGTAGTTTGTCGAACCAGGTGGCATGGTTTCTTGAAGGTGGAGAACGGGTGAAAACAGTAGCTAATCtgcagctcattatggaaagaCTGATGTGTTAGGGAGGAACTAATATGAGTACTGAATGGTTAGGATTAGAATCTGTGTACATATTAAGGAGATTCCTGGTGATGGTGATTAACATCGCTGagacctttttttcttttctgtacgTGTAAATATTTATGTCTATTGACCTTGCTGGTTTTGATTGCTAGTGGGTGGAAATTTGCAAGggcttgtttctttttcttttcttttctgtttttcttttttgatttacTAGAGTTTTATAACCTGAATTTCTCTACACGAACGTGTTGCGCCTTAATAAAGGTTTTGTTTGGGTCAAACACTATTTCTATTGTTTTCTCAGTTGGTATTTGCTGATGCGATATTAACCAATTGTCAGGTTCGGTTTCATGTGTTTTAGTACAGAAAACGAACTTAAACAAACCTTTGCCGAGTCAGCTTTGAACAGTTTGCGAACTCAAACGAACCTTTACCGAGAAATTATTGCAGTTATCATCACATGAGGGAGTTACACATGATACAAGAAGACAAAAAGATCGTTACTTAAATAATAGAGTTTTCTTAAATGTGCTTCTAGATGATAGACAATAATGTAATTGCTTAAATACTAGGATACAACCTCACACGTTGACTAGGACAAATAAAAAGGTCTTAAATTAGTTCGGAAAAGCCTCTCGCAGGGAACATTATTGTGTCTGAATTTACCCAACAAGAACAAGTCAAAGGTGAAGAACAAATGTTAAATGTTTCAGTGTCAGAAGTATCTACAAAAAGGTCAGCTAAAACacaaataggattttttttttccccaatggtgattttatttccttaaaaaaataaatgacgATTCATTAACGTTGTCAGTTGGCAAACATTGGTTGATATGCTAATTAAGTTTGATACGGTACTAAATAACACGAGTTCAGTTTTTTCTTATGAACAAGGTAAATTTGaacacattttttaattttgattttggttagTTGTCTAAGCTTATTGCATTCAAGGATCTACGGATATTATTTGATTCGAGCTTGATGTATAAGCTAATGGCCGACTAGTGTGAAACTTAAGATCGTTCAAAAAGAGATAACAAAGTCAACTTAAAGATCCTCACGCAAGCTCTATCGACTCGTCATGTACCTAATTGGAACTCGTTTAAGCGTTCCACAAGTGAATAAGTCAATTGttcccaaaaatattgaaaaccaTATATACAAATTGCATTCAACTTTGGAGAATAAGTTCCCTGAAATTGTCGACCCCACTGCTATCCAATTGTACGTTTCTAAGTGAGATTATATATTCTCATAACTACTGTAGTTATTGGGCTTCAAAACTCTTTTCTAATATTCTCTTCTCTTTCGTATAAAAGATGAGCTAATAGCATCATGAAAGGATGATGTTAGCTAGGCCCAATCTCAGTTAatctttgggaaaatgacggccatgacgtgttttgataattaatacctactaaggacaagctaagaacatttgttaatactgaaaatgtccttgaagggtattaattatcaaaacacgttttcCCTTAATCTTTTTCCCTCGTCATCCTATTATTTATTGTTGCTTAATTCCTCGACCATCTATTATTAGTACCAATAAAACATACACATTCAGTACATATTCCACCACACCTAAACATAATATTGGAAATTATGATGTACATATCTCATTCATTATTTAGTGCGCTCTACGTGTCGATTCTATCTATTCACAAAAAGCCCATAATTTTCGATATTCGCATCGAGGACATGGACTTGGAGTCCATGTAAAATACTAATGCACAACAGGTTACATAAAGTTAGTCCGATTCAGAATGAATTACAAGACAAATCTATTATGCTCATGTGATAGCTTGTAGCTTCTTCCAATTTGTGCCCTAGTATTATTCTCGGTATTGTTTAATTTTActaaatttttgtttagtttatcaTCGTAATTTTTGGATTAAACATTTGCCTCAACTAGAAGAATCAAAAAATGTGGactaaagttgaaaaaagttcatataggACGAcactaaataaaaaaagaagaagctttcATTTGCTATTTTTAATTTcatctttagtgattttttacttttattcataatttttacttttaaaattctctcgtcaagacaaatgaccaattcaaattgcatagtgaaactaacaaatatttACAAATATGAAATTAATACCgaaacaaaaatttaggaataATATGGCCTAAAATTGACCTTGACAGTTTTCCCCCTACATTTTGCAATGAGAAAAACAGATGAAAAGCGAGATTATTTAGTTGGAAAAGATTATTGGAAACAAGATCCTAGCGAGAGAGAAAATTACAATTCACAgcatcaaattcaaaattcatagTTTTAAGTTCATAATTCATAGTGTTAAATAACCGATTCACAgtgtaaatttataaatttaacaATTCAAAGCGTCGATTAACAATTAAAAATTCACAGTGTATTTGACAATTCATAGTCAAAATGccataattctttttttttttccagtcgaTAGAATAAATCTTTTTACATTAGATATGAAGTATAGAGTACAAACCCGGGATACTATATCATTTATGAGAGTCCATGAGAcaaccaagcccaacaactcaaccaatacaagaaataagtccattataggatagaaataaagaaagaacgGAAAAGCCCTCTAAGAAAAGAATACTCATACGCAGATGGAGAGATTCGAACTAttgacctcctagtgagatgcaagagtcctggcCAATTGAGCTAGTTCCAGTTGGTTGT is a window encoding:
- the LOC131317939 gene encoding auxin response factor 18-like gives rise to the protein MANRGSFSQPNFSSQGCVADDLYRELWKACAGPLVDIPRVGEKVFYFPQGHMEQLEASTNQELNQTIPLFNLSSKILCSVMDIQLRAEQDTDEVYAQITLVPEQDQSEPTSPESYPPEPPTPIVYSFCKVLTASDTSTHGGFSVHKKHAIECLPGLDMNKEIPTQELITEDLHGSKWQFKHIYRGQPKRHLLTTGWSTFVTSKRLVAGDSFVFLRGENGEMRVGVQRVARQQCSMPSSVISSQSMHLGVLATASHAVATRTLFVVFNKPRTSQFIVGLNKYLEAVNNCFGVGMRFKMRFEGEDSPERRFTGTIVGVEDLSSQWENSKWRSLKVQWDDAASIARPERVSPWEIEPFVPSPSNKRPRPPPNEVPIHETASAAASGVWVFGVDFKNPSNALLAEKPQVKLGCVYYGGIGEHGPSTVSGADSGQVSEHSKFTKEQTVEQMQVSPKEVQSKQSCSTRSTKVQMQGTVVCRAVDLTSLTSYTELIDELEEKFQIKGELHRRNKWNIIFIDNEGDANLMGDHSWGEFCNVVQRILICSSQDVKKMSAGSRILTGVVSEGNVFSFDTAES